Sequence from the Paenibacillus riograndensis SBR5 genome:
TTGAAAAGGATCGAGGTGGCAATCGTGATGCCGACAACCATCCCCACATTGCGGACCAGCGAGTTGACGCTGCCCGCTGAGCCCAGCTGGGTCCGCGGGACGGTAGACATTATCAGCGAGTTATTCGGCGACTGGAACAGCCCGCTGCCGATCCCCAGCATGGCAATCCAGACGCCTACCAGTGCGACGGCACTTCCATCATGCAGACGGGCCAAACCAAATTGTGCGATCACCATGACAATCAGACCGGCGAAGGTAAGGAATTCCGAGCCGATTTTATCGGACAATGCCCCGCTAAGCGGAGCGACAATGACCATGGAAATCGGGAACAGCATAAGCAGAAAGCCTGCATAGAACGGCGACAGGTTCAGCATGTTCTGCGCATAAAACGGAGCGATAATGTTAAAGCAGAAATTCGCTACGAATACCAGAAACGCGCATAGTATGCTGAGCGAAAATAACGGGTTCTTGAACAGGGACAGCTGCAATAGCGGCTGGCTCCGGCGCAGCTCTACAATAAGAAAGACAATAAAAGCTGCGGCGGCGGCGGCCAGCGCCGAGATAATCCGGCTATCCCCATACCCCACCTGCTGGCCGAGAAGCATGCCGGCAAACAAGGTGACGATAAATACGGCGAACAGCAGGCTGCCGGGAAGGTCAATCTTGGATTTTACCCGGATCAGATCCTTGGGCAGTACCTTCCACCCCAGCACGATGGCGATCAGACCTATCGGAACGTTCACCCAGAATATATATTCCCACCCTAATGTAGAGACGATGATTCCCCCCAGGCTGGGTCCGGCTATACTTCCAAGAGATACAAAGGTACCGATCAGCCCCAGTGCCTTGCCCCGTTCAGTGGCCGGAAAAATATCCGTGACAATTCCCTGGCTGTTGGCCATGGTCATCGAAGCGCCGATTGCCTGAATCACCCGTGAAGCAATCAGCAGCGGGAGGCTTGCACTCAAGCCGCAGAGCAGCGAGCCGAGGATGAAGATCACCGTGCCGATTTTAAAAATCCGGATCTTGCCGGCGATATCCCCAAGCTTTCCAAAGAACAGCACGGCTGAGCAAATCGCCATCAAATAGCCTGTCGTGACCCACTCCACCTGCGCCATCGGTAAATGGAGCTGCTTCACCAGCACCGGCAAGGCAATGTTCACAATGCTTCCGTCGAGCGTGGACATAAACGTGAACAGGTTCAGAACAATCAGAATCAGCCAGCGTTTCTTCTGAACGGCCGCGTCCTCCTGATAAGTTGCAGTCATCGTACTCATAATAAAATAACACCTCTTATACCCCGGATATAGTTGCGTCCGCAACAAACTTAGCTTCCCTAGTGTATCGCAATTCGGTTGCGCACGCAACTATTTTACTGTACTATTTTAAATTATAAGAAAGCAGCCTGCTGGCCGCAGGATTTTAACCAATGAGGTGTACATGTTGAATTCAAATAGAGAACCCATCGGGAAGCTGGTCTCCCAGCTCCATCGCCAGAATCAAAAGTATCTGGTCAAAGAACTGTTGCCCTACGGTATCGGCAGCGGCGGACAGCACATTTTTTTGAAGCTGATTGTGAACCATCCCGGCATTACGCAGGATCAAATGACCAACGAAATGAAATTCGATAAAGCCACCACCGCCCGCTCCGTGAAGAAGCTGGAGGAAGCCGGTTATATTGAGCGGAGAACCGATCCCAAGGACCGCCGCTCTTCCCTGCTGTATCCGACCCCCAAGGCGGTTAAGTTCGCTCCTGTCCTCCAGTCGATCCTGACAGATTTGGACCGCAAGCTTACCCTCGATTTAGACGGGGATGAGGTTGATCAGCTTATTGCTTTGCTTCAGAAGGTCAACAAAAATTCGGCGAAGCTATGAACAGGTCACTGTGAAAGGCTGCCCAAGCCCAGCCGCATCAAAGCTAATGGCCCCGACAAGGGTGCACAAGCCGATGATGAGATTTACTTTGCCCAATATTCCAAAACAGGTTAAAATGTAAGACAATATGAAAAGCTTTCAGAAAGGAGACTTGACCTTGTCCATTGCAAATGTAAAAGAACATTTCCGGCGTGTAGGGCGGGAGCAGGACATCCTGGAATTTGCCACATCAAGCGCCACTGTAGAGATGGCAGCCGCAACCATTGGGGTCATTCCGGCCCGGATTGCCAAAACACTCTCCTTCCGGGGCACGGATGAGTCTGCCATTCTCGTTGTAGCCGCCGGAGATGCCAAGGTTGACAACAAGAAATTCAGGGAGAGCTTTGGCCTCAAAGCAAGAATGCTCAGCCCGGAAGAGGTTCTGGAGCAGACCGGACACGAAATCGGAGGGGTGTGCCCTTTTGGACTCGCCCGTGATTTGGAGGTCTATCTGGATGTGTCTATGAAAAGATTCACAACTCTGTTTCCAGCCTGCGGCAGCACCAATTCCGCAATCGAACTGAACTGTGACGAGTTGGCCGTCTACTCGGGCGCCAAGGATTGGGTCGATGTCTGTAAAGGCTGGAATGAGCCGCTGGAGACTGGGGAAGGATCAGCACATTGAACCCTACTGTGGACAAAAGCCAATCGCCACCGCGTAAAGAGCGTTTCCCAATGTCTTTGCTTTGCCTTACTTTGGGCGCTTTTGCAATCGGCATGACCGAATTCATCATCATGGGGCTTTTGCCCAACGTTGCCAGAGATCTAGGTGTGAGTATTCCGCAGGCCGGACAGCTCATTACGAGCTATGCCCTCGGTGTTGCCATCGGTGCGCCTGTGCTGACGATCTTCACCCACCGCCTGCCCCAGAAAAAACTGCTCATGATCCTGATGTGCATTTTCATCTTCGGGAACGCTGTGTCGGTGATTGCGCCTACCTATACGCTGCTGATTCTGGCCCGGATCCTTACAGCCTTTGCACACGGAACTTTCCTCGGAGTGGGGACGATTATCGCGGCCCGGCTGGTCCGGCCCGAGAAGCGGGCAGGCGCTGTATCCGTCGTGCTTGCCGGCCTTACAGTCGCCAATATTATCGGGGTGCCCTTCGGTACCTTTATTGGCCAGCAGCTTGGTTGGAGAGCTTCTTTTGGAGCAATCACTGTGCTTGGCGTCGTGTCCTTGTTCGGAATCATCCGGTTCATACCGGTCATTGTTCAGGAACAAACAGCCAATCTCTCGGAACAGGTACGCGGGCTGCTTAATCCGAAGGTGCTGCTGATACTTCTGACAGGGGCCTTGGGCTGCGCAAGCCTGTTCTCCTTATTTACCTACATCACCCCGATGCTGGAGGAGATCACGGGGTTTGCCGAACATAATGTGACTTGGATTCTGGTACTATTTGGAGCGGGGGTAACCCTTGGCAATCTGATCGGCGGCAAACTGGCCGACTGGAAGCTGATGCCCTCGCTTATAGTCAATTTTGCCATCCTGGCTATTATGATCTCCCTGTTCTCTTGGACACTGCACAACCCTGTGCTTACTATCATTAACGTCTTCATGTGGGGCATCGCCGCGTTTGGCATCATGCCCGGCATTCAATTGCGCATCATGAATCTCGCGCATAAAGCTCCGCTACTAGCCACCACATCCAGCCATTCTGCGCTGAACCTGGGCAATGCCACCGGAGCTTATCTTGGCGGAGCGGCCATCACCCAATGGGGCCTTTCCTCCATTCCCTGGCTAGCCGCCAGCCTGGCTGCCTTGGGTTTGGCCGGTGCCTGGCTCAGCTACCTGTCAACCCGCAGCAGGCAAGCCGCCCTGACCGCTGGCGATGTCAGCGCTACCTCTTCTTCATAGAGTGCCTTGGCCGCTAACAGCATCAGCGTCACCCCTTCTTCTTAGAGCTACCTTGGCGCTAGCGATGCCAGCGCTGCCCTATCATCACAAATGGCGCTGGTGTTGTTCCAAAACATAGGCCGGAGTCCCCTCAAAAGAGGACTCCGGCCTGTGTGCGTGTTCTGTGCAGGAAGTGCGGCTGCGCAACGCCCCTGCATCTTCAAGTTCCCGCTTATTCACCTCCCTGCTTATCCTCGTCCCTGATGTTCACAGCCTTCGCTACCTCTTGGGTAATGGCATCTCCGCCCAGGCTCCTCCACTTGGCTGCAAAGAGATCAAAATCGCTGAGCGGTGAATCTCCGACAATAATGTTCAGGAAGGTCTCGCTCTCCAGCTTCTGCAGCTCGGGCCAATTGCTCCGCATATGCAGCGTGCTTCCGTAAAAGACACTGCGCACTCTATCTATAGCTGTTGTGGATAACACGGAAACCCCGTATTTGTAGGCGTTTGCCGCTTTCCAGCCCTCCAGATTCTTTTTGGGCTGCTCCTCATCGGCAAGCCAGAGATCATACAGCAAATGAGTGTCCGGGTCCAGTGAATCGGGATCGATCTTGCCGTGGAGCGCCTGCTGCATATCCGCATAATGCTTCTCAATGGCATCTGCATAATCAATCAGCAGATCAAAGGGATAATACGCCCTCGGCTGGATGCCGGTCTGCGCCGAGAAATCATCCAGGCTTCGGACCGCCTCCAGATTCGGATCTCTTCGCCGTTCCAGCCGGGTGAACACATTCAGCAGCTTCACCACAGCTTCGGGATGCTCATAGCCTTTGCGGACGACAAGATAGCGGTCGGTGACCGGAGCCATATGAGTTACGAATTTGCCTGAAGCATCAAGCGGGGCGGCATAGGCTCTCCATTCCGCCCTGGTATCCAGAGCAACCGCCTCCGACAGTGGATAATAGGGCATCCACCACGGGCCGAAGAACATCCCCGCTTTGCCGGAAATAATCGGCTCCTGCGTTTCCTTATACAGGGCAAAGTCCGGGTCAATCAACCCCCGCTTATACCAGCCGGCCAGCTTGCCCAGCGCCTCCTTGGTCTCCGGGGTGATCGAGCCATAGACAACATTGCCCCGGCTGTCCCTGATCCAATTGGTAGGGAACGCATGTAATGCGCTGAACAGGGTGTCCAAGCCGTTGACATGGGGTTTTGTGCCGTACACGATATTGTTGTATGCGCTAAGGCCAACGGTATCCCGCTTCCCGTTGCCATCCGGGTCTTGCTCGATAAACGCCTTGGCGATGGCTTCAATATCCTCGAAGCTGCGCGGAGCCGGCAGCTCCACCCGATCCAGCCAATCCTGGCGGACCCACAACAGGGACGGCGAATCCGCATGAATCGCCACGTTGGGCAGGCCGTAGAGCCTGCCGTTTCGGGTCGCATCCCCCAGCGCTTCGCCTTGGGTCGAATCGTACATATCTTTGATTAGCTCAGACCCGAACTCCTTGTAGGTTTGGGTGAGATCGGCAATCATATCGCTGTCGATCAGCTTCTCCAACTGGTCCCTGTCCACAACCATCGCATCCGGGAGATCGTTGCTGTCAATCGCCAGCTGCACTTTTTGCGTAAACGGTTCTTCCCCTTTCGCTTCCCAGGAATGAATGACCTTGATATTCGTCAGACTCTCCAAATAGCGGGAAATGGGATTATTGTCATTGCTGTCCCCCGTATTGAGCCGGGAATCGGGCACTTTGAAGCCGATCCGCATCACTACCGGCTCTTCATATCTCCCGTAAGCAGCAGATTCCGCCTTAATTGCCCGGATGTCTGCACTCCCTGAGCCTGCTGCCGGGGCATTGCCCTCCCGGCAGGCTGCAAGGCAGAGCAGCGCCACAGCAGGAAGAACATGTCTGACGGCTCTGTTCACCGCTTCATCCCCTCCGCACGGTATTCGCTTGGCAGCTTGCCGACATGCTCGCGGAACAGCCTGCTGAAATAGCGGTCATCCTCAAAGCCTGATCTGCCGGCGATTTCGCCTATCGGATAATAAGTTTCCAGCAGCAGTGTCTTGGCCAGCTCCAGCCGCATCCCCCTCAGGCACTCGCCGAAGGTTTCACCGGCAAAACGGGCGAAGCACTGGCTGAAGTAGCCGCGGCTCATGTTGATCTCGGTGGCGACATCGCCCTGGTTGATCTTGTCTCCGGCATGGGCCTTCATGAAGCGGACCGCACGGATCAGGCAGAATACCACCTCCTTGCTCAGCCCCAGCTCAAGCATCCGCTGCTGGACACAGCCGGAGAACTGCCGCAGCCAGCTTTTCCAATGGCACCAGTTCAGGTTCCCGGCAGCGGATGCTTCCAGCTGTGCCGCTTCTTCAGCCTTCAAGAGAAGCCCGCTCCAGTCATGGAGCAGCAAATGGCTGAAGGCCGAAATCTGTTCCTGGGCAGGCTGCCGCTGCTGCACCCCGGAGGTAAAACCCTCCCAAGTCTCCCGGTCCAGTGCCCATCGCAGATTCTGCGCCTCTGACAGCGTATCTTCTCCTGCGGAAAACCGCTCCCCGGCTATTCGCCTCAGCTCGCCAAACTCCAGCCTGGCCGGGTCCTCCGCCCCGCAGTAATAAAACAGCGCATGCCGGACAGCCTTGCCCAGCACCTCCTCTACCTCCTGAAGCAGCTGATTTTTCAGTCCGCTTACCAGCGCCGCCTGCCAGCCTGCGCCCAGCACCGTTTGGAGTTCCCGGCAGGTTTCTTTGTCCGGAATCCGGCTGAGCAGCGGAGACATCCACATGTTCTGAAACGCGAGCAGCGGATTATTTTTCGTTACCGATAGCCGGAACAACTCTTCTTCATGGCTGTCCGGCAGCTGCGGAAGATAGAGCAGCGCCA
This genomic interval carries:
- a CDS encoding MarR family winged helix-turn-helix transcriptional regulator encodes the protein MLNSNREPIGKLVSQLHRQNQKYLVKELLPYGIGSGGQHIFLKLIVNHPGITQDQMTNEMKFDKATTARSVKKLEEAGYIERRTDPKDRRSSLLYPTPKAVKFAPVLQSILTDLDRKLTLDLDGDEVDQLIALLQKVNKNSAKL
- a CDS encoding extracellular solute-binding protein; translation: MNRAVRHVLPAVALLCLAACREGNAPAAGSGSADIRAIKAESAAYGRYEEPVVMRIGFKVPDSRLNTGDSNDNNPISRYLESLTNIKVIHSWEAKGEEPFTQKVQLAIDSNDLPDAMVVDRDQLEKLIDSDMIADLTQTYKEFGSELIKDMYDSTQGEALGDATRNGRLYGLPNVAIHADSPSLLWVRQDWLDRVELPAPRSFEDIEAIAKAFIEQDPDGNGKRDTVGLSAYNNIVYGTKPHVNGLDTLFSALHAFPTNWIRDSRGNVVYGSITPETKEALGKLAGWYKRGLIDPDFALYKETQEPIISGKAGMFFGPWWMPYYPLSEAVALDTRAEWRAYAAPLDASGKFVTHMAPVTDRYLVVRKGYEHPEAVVKLLNVFTRLERRRDPNLEAVRSLDDFSAQTGIQPRAYYPFDLLIDYADAIEKHYADMQQALHGKIDPDSLDPDTHLLYDLWLADEEQPKKNLEGWKAANAYKYGVSVLSTTAIDRVRSVFYGSTLHMRSNWPELQKLESETFLNIIVGDSPLSDFDLFAAKWRSLGGDAITQEVAKAVNIRDEDKQGGE
- a CDS encoding MFS transporter, which translates into the protein MSTMTATYQEDAAVQKKRWLILIVLNLFTFMSTLDGSIVNIALPVLVKQLHLPMAQVEWVTTGYLMAICSAVLFFGKLGDIAGKIRIFKIGTVIFILGSLLCGLSASLPLLIASRVIQAIGASMTMANSQGIVTDIFPATERGKALGLIGTFVSLGSIAGPSLGGIIVSTLGWEYIFWVNVPIGLIAIVLGWKVLPKDLIRVKSKIDLPGSLLFAVFIVTLFAGMLLGQQVGYGDSRIISALAAAAAAFIVFLIVELRRSQPLLQLSLFKNPLFSLSILCAFLVFVANFCFNIIAPFYAQNMLNLSPFYAGFLLMLFPISMVIVAPLSGALSDKIGSEFLTFAGLIVMVIAQFGLARLHDGSAVALVGVWIAMLGIGSGLFQSPNNSLIMSTVPRTQLGSAGSVNSLVRNVGMVVGITIATSILFNVMSSKAGYRVTDLIPGRPDVFLSGMHVVFMTSSAICLVSALLTGWRLFSIKRAKRAKRASA
- a CDS encoding YbaK/EbsC family protein produces the protein MSIANVKEHFRRVGREQDILEFATSSATVEMAAATIGVIPARIAKTLSFRGTDESAILVVAAGDAKVDNKKFRESFGLKARMLSPEEVLEQTGHEIGGVCPFGLARDLEVYLDVSMKRFTTLFPACGSTNSAIELNCDELAVYSGAKDWVDVCKGWNEPLETGEGSAH
- a CDS encoding response regulator transcription factor, producing the protein MIKAVVVDDERLVRKGFISLIDWSSFGVVIVGEAGDGNAALTLLREQEADLLFVDLTMPGMSGFELIRQVRQRYPAIRCVVLTCHHEFDYVQEALRLGAVDYIVKTLLEVENADETIRRLVERVKWEDSTRELLARGEGRVMAADVALLYLPQLPDSHEEELFRLSVTKNNPLLAFQNMWMSPLLSRIPDKETCRELQTVLGAGWQAALVSGLKNQLLQEVEEVLGKAVRHALFYYCGAEDPARLEFGELRRIAGERFSAGEDTLSEAQNLRWALDRETWEGFTSGVQQRQPAQEQISAFSHLLLHDWSGLLLKAEEAAQLEASAAGNLNWCHWKSWLRQFSGCVQQRMLELGLSKEVVFCLIRAVRFMKAHAGDKINQGDVATEINMSRGYFSQCFARFAGETFGECLRGMRLELAKTLLLETYYPIGEIAGRSGFEDDRYFSRLFREHVGKLPSEYRAEGMKR
- a CDS encoding MFS transporter, encoding MSLLCLTLGAFAIGMTEFIIMGLLPNVARDLGVSIPQAGQLITSYALGVAIGAPVLTIFTHRLPQKKLLMILMCIFIFGNAVSVIAPTYTLLILARILTAFAHGTFLGVGTIIAARLVRPEKRAGAVSVVLAGLTVANIIGVPFGTFIGQQLGWRASFGAITVLGVVSLFGIIRFIPVIVQEQTANLSEQVRGLLNPKVLLILLTGALGCASLFSLFTYITPMLEEITGFAEHNVTWILVLFGAGVTLGNLIGGKLADWKLMPSLIVNFAILAIMISLFSWTLHNPVLTIINVFMWGIAAFGIMPGIQLRIMNLAHKAPLLATTSSHSALNLGNATGAYLGGAAITQWGLSSIPWLAASLAALGLAGAWLSYLSTRSRQAALTAGDVSATSSS